The following are encoded together in the Coprobacter tertius genome:
- a CDS encoding DoxX family protein encodes MMKTPLQNFWNLMLTEKASNFSLLFLRCFIGIMMLTHGIAKIENFGTLSTSFADPIGLGSTLSLVLMILTEVGCSILLIVGLITRLAVLPLIFGMIIAAFFTYPELTMSSVELPLLYLGIYIFILLAGPGKYSVDYLLQQAYITVKNSRKDTTTKN; translated from the coding sequence ATGATGAAAACTCCGTTACAAAACTTTTGGAATCTGATGCTGACAGAAAAAGCATCTAATTTTTCCCTGCTTTTTCTAAGATGCTTTATAGGTATAATGATGCTTACACACGGCATCGCAAAAATCGAAAACTTCGGCACATTATCGACATCATTTGCCGACCCTATAGGATTGGGAAGTACGTTATCGCTGGTATTGATGATACTGACCGAAGTCGGTTGCTCGATACTACTGATCGTCGGACTCATTACCCGATTAGCTGTGTTACCTTTGATCTTCGGAATGATCATAGCCGCATTCTTTACCTACCCCGAACTCACCATGTCTTCAGTAGAGTTACCTCTACTTTATTTGGGAATATATATATTCATTCTGTTGGCTGGTCCCGGAAAATATTCTGTCGACTATTTATTACAACAGGCTTATATAACTGTAAAAAATAGCCGTAAGGATACAACTACTAAAAATTAA
- a CDS encoding DEAD/DEAH box helicase: MRFDELNLEDAVLQGLEAMNFRETTPIQELTIPVILEGKDMIACAQTGTGKTAAYILPLLNMLYKTKTRDDLVRAVIIAPTRELAQQIDMQFEGFSYFLPISTIVVYGGGDGALWDQQKRGLKMGADIVIATPGRLISHMMHSDIDLSGVQYFILDEADRMLDMGFYDDIMQIGKGLPEKRQTILFSATMPPKIRQLAKNILHNPAELNVAISKPNEAILQSAYICYEAQKMGIIKELFSKPASSKTIIFSSSKQKVKELAFTLKRMKFSVAAMHSDLEQMQREEVMLDFKNGKTDILVATDIVARGIDITDIGLVINYDVPHDPEDYIHRIGRTARANAEGTAITFVSETEQGKFNRIEKFLEKDIYKVPLSPQLGEGPEYNPKAFSSFHGNRRNNGRTFQQTKNSGNKNNFGKKKSQNRNSHFNKKKNNPGDNEPKS, translated from the coding sequence ATGAGATTTGACGAGCTAAATTTAGAAGATGCTGTCTTGCAAGGACTCGAAGCGATGAACTTCAGGGAAACGACTCCGATTCAGGAACTCACGATTCCCGTCATCTTGGAAGGAAAAGACATGATCGCTTGCGCACAGACCGGAACTGGTAAAACAGCTGCATACATATTGCCACTATTGAACATGTTGTATAAAACGAAAACGAGAGATGATCTGGTACGTGCCGTAATTATTGCGCCGACAAGAGAACTCGCCCAACAAATAGATATGCAATTCGAGGGTTTTTCGTATTTTCTTCCGATTTCGACTATCGTCGTTTACGGAGGTGGTGACGGTGCTTTATGGGATCAGCAAAAAAGAGGACTTAAAATGGGAGCCGATATCGTAATTGCCACACCGGGCCGTCTCATCTCGCATATGATGCACAGCGATATCGATTTATCAGGAGTGCAATATTTTATTCTCGACGAAGCCGACCGTATGCTCGATATGGGTTTCTATGATGATATCATGCAAATCGGGAAAGGGCTTCCGGAAAAAAGACAAACAATACTCTTCTCTGCAACGATGCCTCCTAAAATCAGACAACTCGCTAAGAATATTCTGCATAACCCTGCCGAATTAAACGTTGCAATCTCTAAACCCAACGAGGCGATTTTACAATCGGCCTATATCTGTTACGAAGCCCAAAAAATGGGAATCATAAAAGAATTATTCAGCAAACCGGCTTCAAGCAAAACTATTATCTTTTCTTCATCGAAACAAAAAGTAAAAGAGCTTGCTTTCACTCTAAAACGAATGAAATTTTCGGTCGCAGCAATGCATTCCGATCTTGAACAAATGCAACGGGAAGAAGTCATGCTCGATTTTAAAAACGGGAAAACCGATATTCTGGTCGCAACCGATATCGTTGCACGCGGTATCGACATCACCGACATTGGCCTAGTGATAAATTACGATGTTCCTCATGATCCCGAAGATTACATACACCGTATAGGGCGAACCGCACGGGCAAACGCAGAAGGAACAGCCATTACATTTGTTTCTGAAACCGAACAAGGTAAATTTAACCGTATCGAAAAATTCCTCGAAAAAGATATCTACAAAGTTCCTCTTTCACCTCAATTAGGAGAAGGACCCGAATATAATCCCAAAGCGTTTTCTTCATTCCACGGTAACAGACGAAATAACGGTCGAACTTTCCAACAAACAAAAAATAGTGGTAATAAAAATAATTTCGGAAAGAAGAAGAGCCAAAACCGAAATTCTCATTTCAATAAAAAGAAAAATAATCCCGGCGATAACGAACCGAAATCATAA
- a CDS encoding MalY/PatB family protein, with amino-acid sequence MKYDFDEVIDRRHTHAIKTDALLPRWGRDDLIPLWVADMDFRTPPFVMDALRKRCEHEILGYTTPGEDYYRAIENWVDSRFGWKIQKDEILFCPGVVPGITFSVLSMTQPGDKVLIQPPVYHPFRWVVEQNGREVVTNPLILENGIYRMDTDHFKKVVSDCKLFILCNPHNPGGIVWDVETLKEIAEICYENGTIVVSDEIHADLTLPPYKHHPFATVSEKARMNSITFMSPSKAFNMAGLGSAYSIIINKNIRDCYRRFVDGGELAEGHIFAYPSVVAAYSNGVEWLNECLSYIQKNIDFTIDFCRDNMPKIVPVRPHASYLVFLDCRDLDLSHNDLINLFVEGAHLALNDGAIFGHEGDGFMRLNVATPRTVLAKALHQLRDAYIKI; translated from the coding sequence ATGAAATATGATTTTGATGAAGTTATCGATCGCAGGCATACTCATGCAATAAAAACCGATGCGCTATTACCTCGATGGGGACGTGATGACCTTATTCCATTATGGGTGGCCGATATGGATTTTCGTACTCCTCCTTTTGTTATGGATGCTTTACGTAAGCGTTGCGAGCACGAGATATTGGGGTATACTACTCCCGGGGAGGATTATTATCGGGCTATAGAAAATTGGGTAGATAGCCGTTTTGGATGGAAAATACAGAAAGACGAAATTTTGTTTTGTCCCGGTGTTGTTCCGGGGATTACGTTTTCGGTATTGAGTATGACACAGCCCGGAGATAAAGTGCTTATACAACCTCCGGTATATCATCCTTTCCGTTGGGTAGTCGAACAAAACGGACGGGAAGTCGTAACTAATCCTCTTATTCTTGAAAATGGAATTTACCGTATGGATACGGATCATTTTAAGAAAGTGGTTTCTGACTGTAAATTATTTATATTATGTAATCCGCATAATCCAGGAGGAATTGTTTGGGATGTTGAGACTCTTAAAGAGATTGCAGAGATATGCTATGAGAACGGAACGATAGTCGTTTCTGACGAGATACATGCCGATCTTACGCTTCCTCCCTATAAACATCATCCTTTTGCAACAGTATCTGAAAAGGCTCGAATGAATTCGATAACGTTTATGTCTCCCAGTAAAGCATTCAATATGGCCGGTCTCGGAAGTGCATATTCTATTATTATAAATAAGAATATACGCGACTGTTATCGTCGTTTCGTCGATGGTGGAGAACTCGCCGAAGGGCATATTTTCGCATACCCTTCGGTGGTCGCTGCTTATAGTAATGGTGTAGAGTGGTTGAACGAATGTTTGTCGTATATACAAAAGAATATCGATTTTACGATCGATTTTTGTAGGGATAATATGCCTAAGATCGTTCCTGTACGTCCACATGCTTCGTATTTGGTATTTCTCGATTGCCGGGATCTCGATCTTTCTCATAATGATTTGATAAATCTTTTTGTCGAGGGAGCACACCTTGCTTTAAATGACGGAGCTATTTTCGGGCATGAAGGGGATGGCTTCATGAGGCTCAATGTGGCGACCCCTCGTACGGTTCTTGCAAAAGCATTGCATCAGTTAAGGGATGCGTATATAAAAATATAG
- a CDS encoding PLP-dependent transferase produces MENNSFTSRILHTPFEKNDVYRSLSMPVYHTAAYEFGTAEEMEAAFCGRTNDHAYSRITNPTVQHFEDLIRSVTDAGSVTALNSGMAAISNVLMTLAYSGANIVTSSHLFGNTYSLLYNTLAAFGVETRFCDLTTVDEVEKNIDENTCAVFLEVITNPQLEVADLKALSYVCRTKGVPLVADTTVVPFTIFKARNFGIDIEVISSTKYISGGATSLGGLILDYQTFDCKRSFKLASLFQDWGNKAFTCKLRKEIHRNLGAYMTPQVAYMQTLGLETLEVRFDRMAKTCFELAKRLKFHSDIENVNYTGLEENVFYKISYSQFGKYPGAMLTFDLASREACFRFMNNLKLIRRATNLFDNKTLAIHPASTIFGGFTEELRRKMDICDKTIRLSVGLENVDDLYRDIMQALQI; encoded by the coding sequence ATGGAAAATAACAGCTTTACTTCCCGTATATTACATACCCCATTTGAGAAAAATGACGTTTATCGCTCGTTGTCGATGCCGGTATATCATACGGCGGCATACGAATTCGGTACGGCGGAGGAAATGGAAGCCGCTTTTTGCGGGCGTACCAATGATCACGCTTATTCGCGTATTACTAACCCTACGGTTCAGCATTTCGAAGATCTGATCCGATCGGTTACCGACGCGGGTAGTGTAACGGCATTGAATTCGGGAATGGCTGCGATCAGTAACGTATTGATGACATTAGCGTATAGCGGTGCCAATATAGTTACTTCGTCTCATTTATTCGGAAATACGTATTCGTTATTGTATAATACTTTGGCTGCATTCGGAGTGGAAACTCGTTTTTGTGATCTTACCACGGTGGATGAAGTAGAGAAAAATATCGACGAAAATACCTGTGCCGTTTTTCTTGAGGTTATTACGAATCCTCAGCTCGAAGTCGCTGATTTGAAAGCGCTTTCGTATGTTTGCCGAACAAAGGGCGTTCCTCTTGTTGCAGATACAACGGTTGTGCCGTTCACGATTTTTAAAGCTCGCAACTTTGGTATAGATATAGAAGTGATTTCCAGTACGAAATATATTTCCGGCGGGGCTACCTCGTTAGGTGGCCTTATTCTCGATTACCAGACATTCGATTGTAAACGATCGTTTAAGTTAGCTTCATTATTTCAGGATTGGGGAAATAAGGCTTTTACCTGTAAATTGAGGAAAGAGATACATCGGAATCTCGGAGCTTATATGACTCCACAGGTTGCCTATATGCAGACTTTAGGCCTCGAAACTCTCGAAGTTCGTTTCGACCGTATGGCAAAGACGTGTTTCGAGCTTGCAAAACGATTGAAATTCCATTCTGATATTGAAAATGTGAATTATACAGGATTGGAAGAGAATGTGTTTTACAAAATCAGCTATTCGCAATTCGGTAAATACCCGGGTGCTATGCTTACTTTCGATCTTGCTTCACGAGAAGCTTGTTTTCGTTTTATGAATAACCTGAAACTCATCAGACGAGCTACCAATCTTTTCGATAATAAGACTTTAGCTATACATCCGGCCAGCACTATTTTTGGCGGTTTTACCGAGGAGTTACGTCGTAAAATGGATATATGTGATAAAACGATACGTTTGTCGGTAGGACTTGAAAATGTCGACGATTTATATCGTGATATTATGCAAGCATTACAAATATAA
- a CDS encoding IbrB-like domain-containing protein, whose protein sequence is METFKSPVYNVRAVPVEKVRANNYNPNIVPPPEMKLLELSIWEDGYTMPCVCYYIKDEDVYELVDGYHRYCVLKTSKRIYRREQGLLPVVVIEKDISNRMASTIRHNRARGTHSIELMCEIVSELTKAGMSDTWIQKHIGMDKDELLRLKQISGLADLFANQDFSIPDISPK, encoded by the coding sequence ATGGAAACATTCAAAAGTCCTGTTTACAACGTAAGAGCGGTTCCGGTCGAAAAAGTAAGAGCCAATAACTATAATCCGAACATCGTTCCGCCTCCCGAAATGAAGCTGCTCGAACTCTCGATATGGGAAGACGGTTACACAATGCCCTGTGTTTGTTATTATATTAAAGATGAAGATGTTTACGAACTCGTCGACGGATACCACCGGTATTGTGTACTGAAAACTTCTAAGCGTATATACAGACGGGAACAAGGGCTGTTACCTGTCGTTGTAATAGAAAAAGACATATCGAACCGCATGGCCTCCACCATCCGTCATAACCGGGCCCGAGGCACACATAGTATCGAACTGATGTGTGAAATCGTTTCGGAACTTACAAAAGCCGGAATGTCGGATACCTGGATACAAAAACATATCGGTATGGACAAAGACGAACTTTTACGACTAAAACAAATATCGGGTCTGGCCGATCTTTTTGCCAATCAAGATTTCAGTATTCCCGATATTTCTCCCAAATAA
- a CDS encoding DUF3440 domain-containing protein, with protein MKNRQNVYELTQKRLKNIFDEFDNIYLSFSGGKDSGVLLNLCIDYIRNHSLDRKIGILHFDYEAQYEMTTQYVDRELTRNKDILEVYRICVPFKVSTCASMFQTYWRPWDDEMRKLWVRTLPKGAYTKENFPFYNTEMWDYEFQFKFAEWYHKIKKARRTCNLVAIRTQESLNRWRTIYKENIYSKYKGLKWTKKICDNVFNVYPLYDWLTTDIWTANGKFQWDYNHLYDLYYKAGVSLEKQRVASPFISPAQESLHLYRVIDPNTWGRLIGRVNGVNFSGLYGGTTAVGWQSIKLPPGHTWESYMNFLLSTLPEDTRNNYLGKLGVSIDFWRRKGGCLSDETIKKLQNAGIDITVMPSSNYKTTKHPVRMEYLDDIDIPEFKEIPTFKRVCICILKNDHACKYMGFALNKNEKERKERILNKYKHIF; from the coding sequence ATGAAAAATCGCCAGAACGTTTATGAACTTACACAGAAAAGATTAAAAAATATCTTTGACGAATTCGACAATATATATCTATCTTTTTCGGGGGGCAAAGACAGCGGCGTACTCTTAAATTTATGTATTGATTATATACGAAATCATAGCCTCGACCGTAAAATCGGAATTTTACATTTCGATTATGAGGCTCAATACGAAATGACGACCCAATATGTCGATCGGGAATTAACCCGTAATAAAGATATACTGGAAGTTTACCGTATTTGCGTTCCGTTTAAAGTATCTACATGCGCTTCGATGTTTCAGACCTACTGGAGACCCTGGGATGATGAAATGAGAAAATTATGGGTAAGAACACTTCCTAAAGGAGCCTATACCAAAGAAAATTTTCCTTTTTATAATACCGAAATGTGGGATTATGAATTCCAGTTTAAGTTTGCCGAATGGTACCACAAAATAAAAAAAGCCCGCAGGACATGCAATTTAGTAGCCATACGCACACAAGAAAGCCTGAACCGATGGCGAACAATTTATAAAGAAAACATTTACAGTAAATACAAAGGCCTTAAATGGACAAAAAAAATATGCGATAACGTTTTTAATGTCTATCCTCTTTACGACTGGCTCACGACAGATATCTGGACCGCCAACGGGAAATTTCAATGGGATTACAATCATTTATACGACTTGTATTACAAAGCAGGAGTAAGCCTCGAAAAACAGAGAGTAGCCAGCCCTTTTATCTCTCCTGCACAAGAAAGTCTGCATTTATATCGGGTAATAGACCCCAATACCTGGGGACGACTGATAGGACGTGTAAACGGAGTTAATTTTTCGGGATTATATGGGGGGACGACTGCTGTCGGATGGCAATCGATAAAATTACCACCCGGACATACTTGGGAAAGTTACATGAATTTTCTCTTATCTACCTTACCGGAAGATACAAGAAACAACTATTTGGGGAAACTGGGAGTAAGCATCGATTTTTGGCGACGAAAGGGGGGCTGTCTCTCGGATGAAACTATAAAAAAATTACAGAATGCGGGAATTGATATTACCGTAATGCCTTCCTCTAACTATAAAACGACCAAACACCCGGTACGGATGGAGTATCTCGACGACATAGATATACCCGAATTTAAAGAAATACCGACTTTTAAAAGAGTATGTATATGTATACTCAAAAATGACCATGCATGTAAATACATGGGGTTCGCCCTTAATAAAAATGAAAAAGAACGAAAAGAACGCATTCTAAATAAATACAAACACATTTTCTGA
- a CDS encoding DUF456 domain-containing protein, producing MDILLIILGALCLLIGLAGCLLPALPGPPIAYLALVLLQFTDKVDFSVSLLLFWLGLVVIVQVLDYITPMLGTKYGGGSKWGSRGCMIGTLAGLFFFPPWGIIIGPFIGAVVGELLSGKNSSNALRAGFGAFMGFIVGTMMKFILCGYFIYEFLVALI from the coding sequence ATGGATATCTTGCTGATAATTTTGGGAGCATTATGTTTGTTGATCGGATTAGCCGGTTGTTTATTACCTGCTTTGCCGGGTCCTCCCATTGCTTATCTGGCATTAGTTTTATTGCAATTTACAGATAAAGTCGATTTTTCTGTTTCTCTTTTATTGTTTTGGTTGGGATTGGTGGTTATTGTACAGGTTTTAGATTACATAACGCCGATGTTGGGAACAAAATATGGAGGAGGAAGTAAATGGGGGAGCCGGGGATGTATGATCGGTACGCTTGCCGGGTTGTTCTTTTTTCCTCCATGGGGGATAATCATCGGTCCTTTTATCGGAGCTGTAGTCGGTGAATTATTATCCGGTAAAAATTCGAGTAATGCTCTCAGAGCCGGTTTTGGAGCATTTATGGGTTTTATCGTCGGCACAATGATGAAGTTTATCCTTTGCGGATATTTTATATATGAATTTCTGGTAGCTTTAATATAA
- a CDS encoding phosphatase PAP2 family protein produces MKIIYIVLFLFSFTVYASGTVVKEDTTKINPVLNVPVTDYHQSRFDRFTSSKFFQITYIPVPLIAAGFILKNESDHFRTLRNSYIPSFRYHYDDILQYMPAVAMVGMKIGGVKSRNSWGRMLTADAFSVLFMASVVNGLKYTMKVERPDGSNRRSFPSGHTATAFMTATMLHHEYGLTVSPWISVAGYATATVTAVSRQLNNRHWLSDVLVGAGIGIITTELGYLLTDFLFKDKGITRKYLSFDPIERFRNPSFFGLTLGFSMLPGHLYLGNGVSLSTRPGSRAGVEGAWFLNPYVGFGGRFTFSALPVSLKTNESTPYDPIRMHSGYAGAYFSYPFSPRWQAGSKLLVGYNLSSKSTLIPTLVETKKWVRPGLGTGLSIAYVAKQNFGVRFFFDYSLVSASFVVHKNEEYNVKETFEKRTPLNVMSVGSSVNILF; encoded by the coding sequence ATGAAGATCATTTATATTGTATTGTTTTTATTTTCTTTTACTGTATATGCTTCGGGTACGGTAGTAAAAGAAGATACGACAAAAATTAATCCGGTATTGAATGTACCCGTAACAGATTATCACCAATCGCGTTTTGATCGGTTTACGTCAAGTAAATTTTTCCAAATTACTTATATTCCTGTTCCGTTGATTGCCGCAGGATTCATCCTCAAAAACGAAAGTGATCACTTCAGGACTTTGAGAAACAGTTATATCCCGTCTTTCAGGTATCATTATGATGATATATTGCAATATATGCCGGCTGTCGCAATGGTGGGAATGAAGATCGGAGGTGTAAAGAGTCGTAATTCATGGGGCCGTATGCTTACGGCTGATGCATTTTCTGTTTTATTTATGGCTTCGGTTGTAAATGGTTTGAAATATACGATGAAAGTAGAACGTCCTGATGGTTCTAATCGGCGGTCTTTTCCCTCAGGACACACGGCTACGGCATTTATGACAGCTACAATGTTGCACCATGAATACGGATTGACAGTGAGTCCTTGGATAAGTGTTGCCGGTTACGCTACCGCTACCGTAACGGCGGTTTCCCGGCAATTGAATAATAGGCACTGGCTTTCTGATGTTCTCGTAGGTGCGGGTATCGGAATAATTACGACCGAACTGGGATATCTTTTGACTGATTTTTTATTTAAAGATAAAGGAATTACCCGAAAATATTTGTCATTCGATCCGATCGAAAGATTTCGTAATCCTTCTTTTTTCGGCCTTACTTTGGGTTTCAGTATGTTGCCCGGACATTTGTATTTGGGAAACGGTGTAAGTTTGAGTACTCGTCCCGGAAGTAGAGCTGGTGTAGAGGGAGCCTGGTTTTTGAATCCTTATGTCGGTTTTGGAGGCCGGTTTACATTCTCGGCATTACCAGTCTCTTTAAAAACCAATGAAAGTACGCCATACGATCCTATCAGAATGCATTCGGGCTATGCTGGTGCATATTTTTCTTATCCGTTTAGCCCGAGGTGGCAAGCTGGCAGCAAATTACTCGTAGGGTATAATTTATCATCGAAGAGTACGCTTATTCCGACATTGGTAGAGACTAAAAAGTGGGTTCGCCCGGGCTTGGGAACGGGATTATCTATTGCATATGTAGCAAAGCAAAACTTCGGTGTTCGTTTCTTCTTCGATTATTCTTTGGTTTCGGCTTCGTTTGTAGTACATAAAAACGAGGAATACAATGTAAAAGAAACTTTTGAGAAACGTACGCCATTGAATGTCATGTCTGTTGGTTCTTCTGTAAATATTCTTTTTTAA
- a CDS encoding DMT family transporter, producing MKTKLLAVIACILWGSAFAGAKIGFEYTTPLHLSGMRFTLAGILLIPLLIYRKVDWKNNLKEWRYMLLFGFLQTFLQYGLFFMGLDKVPAAISAIIIGGGPLFVALMAHFTIPDDKLTLRKSLAILLGLTGIVFISITKGGTIHTDFVFYTGIILLMISNIVGASTNIIVAKNRNRVSPIMLTAFANFTGGILLYAVSFFIEDWHIKDYTAEFYIAWLWLALIPAAGFSIWYTLLQKPQIKVSELNVWKFVVPVAGVILSWLIVPGEYPDIYSVCGIIVITLSLVILQTQPRKKIIR from the coding sequence ATGAAGACTAAATTACTGGCCGTTATTGCCTGCATTCTCTGGGGTTCGGCATTCGCCGGCGCAAAAATAGGATTTGAATATACCACTCCTTTACATCTATCAGGCATGCGTTTTACTTTGGCCGGTATTTTATTGATTCCTTTATTGATTTATCGTAAAGTCGACTGGAAAAATAATTTGAAAGAATGGCGCTATATGCTTCTTTTCGGATTTTTACAAACCTTTTTACAATATGGTCTTTTTTTTATGGGACTCGATAAAGTACCCGCCGCCATTTCGGCTATTATTATCGGAGGGGGTCCCCTGTTTGTTGCTCTTATGGCACATTTTACTATTCCCGACGACAAGTTGACTCTGCGTAAATCACTCGCTATTTTACTCGGCCTTACCGGTATCGTTTTTATTAGTATCACCAAAGGCGGGACAATACATACCGACTTTGTTTTTTATACAGGTATCATATTACTGATGATCAGTAATATCGTAGGCGCTTCTACCAACATTATCGTTGCAAAAAACCGAAACCGGGTTTCTCCCATAATGCTTACGGCATTTGCGAATTTTACAGGAGGTATTCTTTTGTATGCCGTATCGTTTTTTATTGAAGATTGGCATATAAAAGACTATACCGCAGAATTTTATATCGCATGGTTATGGCTGGCTTTAATACCAGCCGCCGGATTCTCTATTTGGTATACCCTTTTACAAAAACCGCAAATAAAAGTATCGGAACTAAATGTCTGGAAATTCGTAGTCCCTGTAGCCGGAGTTATTTTAAGCTGGCTGATCGTTCCGGGAGAGTATCCCGATATTTATTCGGTATGCGGGATCATCGTCATTACTCTTTCTCTCGTGATCCTTCAGACTCAACCAAGGAAAAAAATTATAAGATAA
- a CDS encoding phosphotransferase enzyme family protein, which yields MNKLHRIVSHFCISGVVDVVEPLGTGLINDTYKVITRGEDNENYVLQRINHSVFKDVNLLQENVVNVTEHIRKKLQERGETDIDRKTLRFIPAKDGKMYYFEEDEYWRVSVLIPNAKTFETVNPEFAYYTGKAFGDFQSMLVDIPYKLGETIPDFHNMEFRLDTFIKAIAQNKAARLTEVQWMVDELLSRASEMCKAEKLHREGKLPKRITHCDTKVNNMLFDENGKVLCVIDLDTTMPGYVLSDFGDFIRTGANTGAEDDENLDNVSINMDIFRAFAKGYIESAKSFLLPVEIENLPFGAKLLTYMQTVRFLTDYIDGDIYYKIKYPTHNWVRSQAQFRLLQSIETHEAEMSDYITKLISE from the coding sequence ATGAATAAATTACACCGAATTGTTTCTCATTTTTGTATCAGTGGAGTAGTAGATGTCGTAGAGCCTTTGGGTACAGGTCTTATCAATGATACTTATAAAGTTATTACCAGAGGAGAGGATAATGAAAATTATGTTCTGCAAAGGATCAATCACTCTGTTTTTAAAGATGTAAATCTCTTGCAGGAAAATGTTGTGAATGTAACCGAGCATATTCGGAAAAAACTTCAGGAAAGGGGAGAGACGGACATCGACCGGAAAACATTGCGTTTTATTCCGGCCAAAGACGGAAAGATGTATTATTTTGAGGAAGATGAATACTGGCGTGTATCGGTATTGATTCCGAATGCGAAAACGTTTGAGACGGTGAATCCCGAGTTTGCTTATTATACGGGTAAAGCTTTTGGTGATTTTCAATCGATGTTGGTCGATATCCCATATAAACTGGGAGAAACGATTCCTGATTTTCATAATATGGAATTTCGTCTCGATACGTTTATAAAGGCCATTGCGCAAAATAAAGCCGCCCGCTTAACGGAGGTACAATGGATGGTAGATGAGCTATTGTCGAGAGCAAGTGAAATGTGTAAGGCCGAAAAGTTGCATCGGGAAGGAAAGTTACCTAAACGTATTACGCATTGTGATACGAAAGTAAATAACATGTTGTTTGATGAGAATGGAAAAGTTCTTTGTGTTATCGATTTGGATACAACCATGCCGGGATATGTGTTGTCCGATTTCGGAGACTTCATCCGTACGGGGGCGAATACGGGGGCCGAAGATGATGAAAATCTCGATAATGTAAGTATAAATATGGATATTTTCAGAGCATTTGCCAAGGGATATATCGAAAGCGCAAAGTCTTTTTTGCTTCCGGTCGAAATAGAAAATTTACCGTTCGGAGCTAAGTTACTTACTTATATGCAAACTGTTCGTTTTCTTACCGATTATATCGACGGTGATATATATTATAAGATAAAATATCCGACTCATAATTGGGTGCGTTCTCAGGCTCAATTCAGATTATTACAGAGCATCGAAACTCACGAAGCTGAAATGTCCGATTACATAACAAAACTAATTAGTGAATAA
- a CDS encoding alpha/beta hydrolase, with protein sequence MHKYIELQVWPDGAPNNNGITGEEENPVSGCIANISTATLLVYPAPDPNGKAIIMCPGGGLTKISISHEGHEMAEWFTSRGITFAILKYRLPNGHGDILLSDILQSLRILGDNKQKWNIRKIGVMGASIGGYIASSAAVFFTPDTRPDFQILLYPVISMDKCITHLNSRKQILGDAPSEEIVRAYSTDLHVTEETPPAFITAASDDPVVSPENSICYYDALLWNKIPASMHIYPTGGHGFGFKDTFPYKQELLCELGKWLSNIE encoded by the coding sequence ATGCATAAATATATCGAATTACAAGTATGGCCCGACGGAGCCCCAAATAATAACGGAATAACCGGAGAAGAAGAAAACCCCGTTTCTGGATGCATCGCCAATATTTCGACTGCCACGTTGCTCGTTTACCCTGCCCCCGATCCGAACGGTAAAGCAATTATTATGTGTCCCGGAGGTGGACTAACTAAAATATCGATATCGCATGAAGGTCACGAAATGGCTGAATGGTTCACTTCCCGAGGAATCACTTTCGCTATATTAAAATACCGTCTGCCAAACGGACATGGAGATATTTTGCTGAGTGACATTCTGCAAAGTTTACGCATACTCGGCGATAACAAACAAAAATGGAATATTCGAAAAATCGGAGTTATGGGGGCCTCTATCGGAGGCTATATAGCCTCATCGGCCGCCGTATTTTTTACCCCCGACACAAGACCCGATTTTCAGATACTACTCTATCCCGTTATAAGTATGGATAAATGTATTACACATCTTAATTCCCGCAAGCAGATATTAGGCGATGCTCCTTCTGAAGAAATTGTAAGAGCTTACTCTACCGACCTGCACGTTACCGAAGAAACCCCACCAGCCTTTATAACCGCCGCATCCGATGACCCGGTCGTTTCGCCCGAAAACAGTATTTGCTATTACGATGCCCTGCTTTGGAATAAAATACCGGCCAGTATGCACATTTACCCCACAGGAGGCCATGGTTTCGGGTTTAAAGATACATTCCCATATAAACAGGAACTGCTTTGCGAACTTGGAAAATGGCTCTCGAATATTGAATAA